A genomic region of Papaver somniferum cultivar HN1 chromosome 7, ASM357369v1, whole genome shotgun sequence contains the following coding sequences:
- the LOC113295119 gene encoding peroxisome biogenesis protein 22-like, which yields MSDSFTQQFLQLVRRIGNQLNRKVAEVLLVLTKYKNKSKETSRFFRSEECFLFSYSSRVSYSTELDRIDELHPPLKLTLGELVRKKLHGSRKITCQLLGVILEEETPEELKEHATVRSSVVEVLWEISKTCDVYLMDRIIDDESGERVLLALENAGLFEAGCLTRDKVLFCSTENGRMSFIQQLEPDWHVDSNREIVSQLSRFIRYQLYVSPTGSPITGSNIFSSTSLDSYLTE from the exons ATGTCGGATTCTTTCACCCAACAGTTTTTACAACTTGTCAGAAGAATTGGAAATCAACTCAATCGTAAAGTTGCCGAGGTTCTGTTGGTTCTGACCAAGTACAAG AATAAATCAAAGGAAACCAGTAGGTTCTTCAGATCCGAGGAATGCTTCCTCTTCAGTTACTCAAGCAGAGTTTCCTATTCCACTGAACTAGACAGAATTGACGAGTTACATCCTCCCCTGAAG TTGACACTTGGAGAGCTTGTGCGGAAGAAGCTACATGGAAGCCGAAAG ATAACTTGCCAACTGCTTGGTGTAATTCTGGAGGAGGAGACTCCTGAAGAACTAAAG GAGCATGCAACCGTGAGGTCCTCTGTGGTGGAAGTTCTGTGGGAAATCAGCAAAACTTGTGATGTCTATCTGATGGATAGAATAATTGATGACGAAAGTGGG GAAAGAGTTCTCTTGGCTCTGGAGAACGCTGGTCTTTTTGAAGCTGGTTGTTTGACAAGAGACAAG GTTCTCTTTTGTAGTACTGAAAATGGGAGGATGTCTTTCATTCAGCAATTAGAACCAGATTGGCATGTGGACAGTAACCGTGAGATTGTCTCACAGCTTTCT AGGTTCATCAGATACCAACTGTACGTTTCACCAACTGGATCGCCTATCACTGGATCGAACATCTTCAGCTCAACAAGTTTGGATAGCTATTTAACTGAATAA